One window from the genome of Nicotiana sylvestris chromosome 9, ASM39365v2, whole genome shotgun sequence encodes:
- the LOC138878143 gene encoding uncharacterized protein has protein sequence MGDKVRWPKEMRSNPNKRNPDHWCEFHNDHGHKTTDCRLLQGEVDHILKQGYLTELFSERGKQAYMKNRQEPPKPPSPKRTINVISGGEDINGMTYTTANKVSKVIITHVKWVRHVLEEESITFDDADADDVLSPHNDALVISLLVHDTNVTRVLIDPR, from the coding sequence atgggtgataaggtacggtggccaaaagaaatgagatcgaacCCAAACAAGCGCAACCCTGATcactggtgcgaatttcacaacgatcacgggcataaaacgaCAGACTGTAGGTTGCTGCAAGGTGAAGTTGATCATATATTAAAGCAAGGGTATCTCACTGAATTATTCAGTGAGAGAGGTAAGcaagcatatatgaagaataggcaggaacccccaaaaccaccttctcccaaaaggaccATTAATGTGATAAGTGGAGGTGAAGACATAAATGGTATGACGTACACAACAGCCAATAAAGTCTCCAAAGTCATAATTACCCACGTGAAGTGGGTGAGACATGTCTTAGAGGAAGAAAGCATTACGTTTGATGATGCAGACGCGGATGACGTATTATCcccacataatgatgcactggtaatatctttacttgtacatgatactaatgtgacacgagttttgattgatcccaGGTAG